The Catellatospora citrea DNA segment CGGGCGATCGTGGGTGGGCGGGGCCGCAGGGCGGTGGGACGGCGGTGGGGGTGATCGCGGGGACGCGTAGCATTCCGGCCGTGGTGCAGCCTGTTCTCGTGGTCCAGGGCCGTGGCGTGGTGCCGGCCGACACTCCCGTGCTCCGTGCCGACGACCTCGGCGTGCTGCGCGGCGACGGGGTCTTCGAGACCATGCACGTGCGGCCCGACGGCCGCGGCGGCGTGCACCCGTGGCTGATCGACGAGCACCTGGCCCGGATGGCCCGCTCGGCCGCCCGGATGGAGCTGGCCCTGCCCACCGAGTCCGCGCTGCGCGAGCTGGCCGCGCTGGCCTGCGCGCAGTGGCCCGCCGAGGTCGAGGGCGCGCTGCGGCTGGTCTGCACCCGCGGCGCCGAGGCGACCGCGGCCACCGGCGGTCCGGTCACCTGCTTCGCCACCGTGAACCCGATCGGCGCGGCCACCCTGGCCGCCCGCCGCGACGGCATCACCGTCACCACCATCTCGCTGGGCTACCCGGCCGACGCCCGCACCTCGGCACCGTGGCTGCTGGGCGGCGTGAAGTCGCTGTCGTACGCGATCAACATGGCCTCGCAGCGCTGGGCGCTCGCGCAGGGCGTGGACGACGCGCTGTGGGTCTCCGCGGACGGCTACGCCCTGGAGGGCCCGACCTCGACGCTGGTCTGGCTGAGCGGGGACACGCTGTGCACGGTGCCCGTGGAGACCACCGGCATCCTGCCCGGCACGACCGCCCGGCACCTGCTCGACAACGCGGGCGACCTCGGCTGG contains these protein-coding regions:
- a CDS encoding aminotransferase class IV, with translation MVQPVLVVQGRGVVPADTPVLRADDLGVLRGDGVFETMHVRPDGRGGVHPWLIDEHLARMARSAARMELALPTESALRELAALACAQWPAEVEGALRLVCTRGAEATAATGGPVTCFATVNPIGAATLAARRDGITVTTISLGYPADARTSAPWLLGGVKSLSYAINMASQRWALAQGVDDALWVSADGYALEGPTSTLVWLSGDTLCTVPVETTGILPGTTARHLLDNAGDLGWTAAERMVTPAELAATDGVWLLSSVRGIAELRAIDGTATAPSEHTEKLRAYLGFTNLGC